In the genome of Brachypodium distachyon strain Bd21 chromosome 3, Brachypodium_distachyon_v3.0, whole genome shotgun sequence, the window GGAAAGGAAGAGGGGGTGGGCAACTGGACATGAATTTGCTTATTTCTGCCCCCTCCATTTTGTAGGAACAATCTTCATTTTAAAGTATAAAGGAAAGTAAATCCTGCATGtctgcctttttctttctttcttacaAGGGTATACATGTCTTAAATTTGCAACTGTCAGGTCATCACATCAAAAGTTTTGAATGAGATGATGATTATCTTGTTGAGACAAAAAAACAactctctctgatccataataagtgttttcaatttagtatgaacttTTTACTAAATCcggtacaactttgtactaaatcgaagacacttgttatggatcaGAGTGAGTAGCAATTTGGAGCTCCGTGTAAatttggatcagagggagtacaagaatTGCTTTCGAAACATTTATCTGCGTCCAAAGAGTTCACAAGTTGGTCTAACAATTGTTTCAAATCATGGTTATGATTGGTAAGTTCGGTATTCTTTCGGTTTTTAAATTTAAACCACGTTTCAAGTATTGTGTGCTAAAGCTAAAAGTAGCTTGAGCCGATCCAAACCATCCATCCGAAATCGCACGGCGGACAACCGCATGGCAGCGCCAGCCATTTATCCGTTCGTCAATCGCGCCCTCGTGTCAAGCTCCGTCATGGCGATGGCGGCccggcgcctcctcttctcctcctcccacctCCGCCCACTCGCCGCGGCTCCCCACCGCCGCAAGCACGACGCGGTATCGTGCAAGTCCACCGGCAAGGCCAGGACCGGCACCAGCACCAAGCCCAAGGACAGCGGCGCCGGCAAGTGGCGGCCGCAGCGGCGGGCGCTGGAGGAGCACCTCAAGCGGCGCACGCGCTCCGCGGGCGCCTTCGACGCCGACCTGTACCGCCGCCATTCCCACTCCCACCACGTCCCCGTCCTGCTCGGCGAGGTCCTCGCCGCGTTCCGCCGCCCGCTCCCGCTCCGCTCCTTCGTCGACTGCaccctcggcgccgccggccactcCCTCGCCGTCAGTAACCCACTTCTTTCCCGCATTGACCTTTCTCCTGTAGTGCACACAAGCTGTTCGATAGAATCGAATGCGTCTTCTTCATGTTGGGTGTACAGGTTACGTGCTGATTTGTGCCCTCCAGCTGTTTGATGGAATGCCTCTTCAACTTGTATGATAATAGATGATGGAGGCGCACCCGGAGATGGAGCTGCACATCGGCATGGATGTCGACCCCTCTGCGCTGGAGATTGGCCAGCGCCACGTCGAGGCTTTCCTTGCCAGTAGGGCAACTGATGGAGGAGATTCTTTGCAAGGAGTACTGCGTGCCTACACTCACGTCAAGAACTTCAAGTACATCAAGCATGTTCTCGGTGGCGTCGATGAGAGCTTGTTAGCTGACTCGTCTGGAGTTGATGGCATCCTCATTGACCTTGGCATGTCATCCATGCAGGTCAATAGTTCAGTAAAATGCGCTGAAACTGATGGTAAGCCTATTGCATTTCTCGTTCGGTGATCTAAATTTGCTGTTCTACTGTACACAGGTTAACAGATCAGATAGGGGATTTAGCGTGCTCCATGATGGCCCACTTGACATGCGCATGGATCCTAAGGTCAGTGTTTCTTGCTAAATGCTCGTAACTGCAATCATGTGTGTTGCAACCTTTGCACTCATTATATTTTACTTCATCTTGCTAAATTATCTTTTTACTGGCAGATAGCATGAGCTGAAAGTATTTAGATGCACTCATGTTTAGAATGCAAACTCTGAGTCTATCTGGGAATTTGTAAAATACAGAGTTGAACTTTGGTTCATTTCCATTGGGTTCATCTTGATTGTAGTTATATGCCTGAGTTCAGTAGCACTTTATCGTGGCAATTAATATCTCATTTGTTTTGCATGTTAAGTGAAAACACAGTAAGTTAGCACATTATCTTTCTTTAGATGCCATACTATTTGCATTTAAAACTTAAATAATAGTTCATACTTAAATTTTCATTCAAATTAGTTAATTCATGCCATCTAACCTGTCATGCCGAAACATAtccaaaggaaagaaaactaCTGTTACTTCACGTCTGAGTCACTCATGGCCAATTAGTAATGTCTCAAAGGTGCAACCCAACCTTCATATTGATTTTGTGTTGAAATTGTTGTGATTCTCCTAATCTGTAGCTGAAATTAGACAGGCAACTTTAACAGCAGAAGATATCTTGAATTCTTGGCCTGAGCTTGAAGTTGGGCGTATCCTCCGTGATTATGGGGAGGAAAGCAATTGGCAATCCCTTCAAAGGCGAATTGTTAAAGCACGACAAGCGGGGGGTTTGCACTCGACTGGGGAGCTTGTCAAACTTATTCAAAGATCGTGTACCATTTCAGGAGGTATGTATGAGACTATGAGATTTATTaagatagtactccctctgatccataataagtgtagGGGGTAACTTTAAGGCCCACTTGATTTGGTTGCCATTATACTCTAAggtttccttctcttttttgtttttctggatAAAGTTTTGTGAATTTTCAAAAAGTAATGACTTATTTTTGTATCATTCACTATTTTTATGTGAGGTGATTTTTCTGCTTTAGTTTATTTTCTCAAGTTTCTCTGTGTACATATAAGTGAACCTCTTCTAGGATAAAAGAGAAAAGGTTGGTATTTGtctcaaggcattgataataAGAATCTCACTGCAAGTTTATAAACCACAGGACGACAAGGATGGATTAAGACTGCAACGAGGGTGTTTCAGGCCCTTAGGATTGCAGTTAATGATGAGCTCCGGATTTTAGAAGACACGCTTCATTCATGTTTTGACTGTCTAGCAACAGATGGCCGTCTAGCTGTAATCTCGTTCCACAGTTTAGAAGACAGAATTGTGAAGCAGACTTTCTTGGAGCTTATTCATGGGGATGGAGTAGACGATGGCGATGAAGACTTGGTGTGCACTGACattgatgatgaagatgaaccATGGTTCAAGCAGAGAGTGAAAGGGATGAATGGCATCATCCTTACAAAAAGACCAATAACCCCTTCacaagaggaagagaagctAAATCAGAGGTGTAGAAGTGCAAAGCTCAGAGTTATCCAGAAGGCCTGAATTCACGCAAGATAAATTTTTGAAGGGATGCCGAGGACTTTGGCGCATAGATTCATTGAGCCTACCAAACGTGGGAACATCGGTTTCTCATTCGTACACGGCAAAGCAAACATGCCAAAATCTCGAGAAAAGTAGCTCGAGGGAATTTGGAGGTAGTATTTGGTTTCCCCAAAGATGGTAACATGGAAAGAAAGCAGAGGCTTAGGTTAGTCAgcgaaacattttttttactgtatTTGTACCATTTTTTCGACTTCACTCATGTACATTGTACTCTGTAAGGTACATTCTCTTGCAAGATGCAATCATATTTCTCCTGCAGCGGCCTCAGATCTGCAGAGCAAAGTTTGTTTTGATATCCACGAGGAATCAGAATCACATGTCATGATCTTGTTCAGGCGATTGCCATTCTTTGCTCATAATTCTGGTAACAGAGGAGCCTGTCGTGTGCACAATGGCCAAAAATGTCCATGCAACATGCATCTGTTGTCGTGTTGCTTTCCCCTTTTTGTTGTAGAAACCGTGTGGAGTCCACATGTTGGCATGATCATTAGTGAGTCCAGCATAAATGTTTGGTGAAGTTGTTGATGCCAGAAATTCCCATGTCCCTACTGCTTTCCCCAGGATGCAAAGCCTGTGGATTACCTTTTGGGGGTTCAATTGATCCTTTGCCAGTAAACTGGGGAGCAATCAGCAGTAGAATCTGTTCTTTAGTTGCAACCCTTCCAATTTAACCAGATGGGCGTTCAAAAGGACATGAAAAGAATTGACAACATTGACACACTATTATCTTTTGTGTCACACAGTTTCAAAGATAAATTCAGACTTGTGcatcaagaaacaaaaaaaacgagACAAAGTCGTTTGACTCGAATTATACTACTCTTttcgattcataataagtgtcttggactTATTACAGCTTACTTTACAGAACCTAAAAAATCAAAAATGAAGAGATGAAACTGTGCACTGTAAAAAACGTGCTACACATGGAGCATCAGCGTCTCGATTCTCGAAAGCTTTCCTCTGTTTTCCCCCTGCCGACTGGGGCCCGGGACTCTGGTGTCGCTGCAAAGTcccatccatttttggactgGCGCGTTGCGTTGACCGGTCAAATCTCTCCCTTCGTTTTTACTGTACTTGCCCCGTCGTGTTCTTTGTTCTTCTCCCTTATCCTCCGCTGCTGCCGTTTCGCCCCCGCTGCGTTGCCGTTTCCCCCActtcgtcgccgccttcccgaGCCGAGCAGCCCCTGGCCccgacgccgacggcggcgaggagggagagaaaCGCGAGCGCGCCTCCCGCTCTTTGCCTCCTCTGATCGACgcgcgcgctgctgctgctcctgctttTTTTTACCCAGCACGAGCATACATAGGTGACAGGTAGGGAACCGACCTGGTAGAGGCAGAGACGGAGGTAGATCTGTGGGGTgggtgggagagagagagaagggaaggGATGAGAGGAGAAGCCAACGGAGAGGGCCGCGGGgaggaagagcagcagcagcagcaggtgcaggagggggaggaggcggatggcgcggcgaggccgtcttcagggcagcagcagccagcggcggctgcggcggcgacgacgaggggCGTGGGGTACGTCGGGAAGCACCgcctctccgccgccatcgcccgcCTCGACCAGGAGCTGCAGTCTCTCCAggtaccaccaccaccaaccctgccccctcctcctcctctcctggGGACCTGGCAATCCGTCCGTCTTCTCCAATGGATGGACACATCACACTTCGATCCGTAGCTAGTTCTAGGTTTATCGCTTGCCGACTGAAatcgagaacctggctgctctgCCTGTTGATTTTTCCGTACCGCAAATCGGCAGTTGGAGAAAGAAACGCGATCTGGATCTCGTAGATAGAACCCGGTTTAACATGTAGGATCGAGATGCCTGGTGGTTGCCTCCCATTGCCCATAGGACTGTTCGTGCATGTGCTACCGAAGAGGACAGAatgtttctctttttctctggAGGCCGTGTTCCTGATTGAAGAGTGAATTTCAGGACCGCCCAATCTCTTCCTGGTTGGTGATAGAGTAGAAGTGGAGGTCTAGACCAGACCAGTGTTTTGGGCTGCACCTATAATTTTTCTTATTAGCAAGTGGATACATATAGTACTTGCTTGTTTACTTACTGTCCATGAATACGGATGTTCACTAATGCCCCATCTTAACCCTGACAACATGACTTAGCTGTATTGGAAACTTGTACACGGTATTGGCAGGAACAGAAGTAGAAGGGACATGATGTTCTTGGAGAATGTTTGCTAACTATATCGCACCGTGCGTGTCCTAACTCCTAAGTACCCTGATCTTGTCAGGAGTTTTCACTTTGTCCTGTATGCAGAACAGGATTCTGCATAATTAGCTGAACCTCCCGTAAAAACAGGTCATATTagcagattttcaaacaccaAGACTCCCCGCGTGTTGTGTTTTTGGACGAATTTACCCCTACCAAGTTAACTGCCCAGGCGCTCGGGTAGTTAATTGCACGCGTTTTCCCCCTCTGGAGACGCTAAAATACCTCAATCTCATGTTGTCATCAATGCTCGGAAGGAAGCGGACCTCAATCTCCTGCCTGCTGCCGTCATCAATGCCTGGGGCATGTGAAGGAAGCAAGGGTAGATTAGGAAAAAACAGGTGTCATGCTACCTTTTGGGCTTGCATGCATAATCTTAAGATGAGTTGGTTTTAGGGAAGGAGAGAGTACTTGCCATCATTGTGCCTTGTGACCCTTAGAAACATGCATATTTCTGCTTGATGGTGGATTATCTGGAATTTGTTTCTTATGCTTTTGTAAGGGAAGTTGCTAGTGAGAACTTTGAAATGAGGAATGAATATGTTGAGTACATTCTTTACAAGCGTTCTATGATTTTCCACTCTGTTTGTGATTTTTCAGTTCCTATCTGGTAGCGAGAATATATTATTTTCCTTAGCTTGTAACATATCTTGTGGAAAAAATTCCCAGTTTTCTCTTCGGCACTACACTCTTGAAGGAATTATGCACGATTTGGTCTGTCATACCAAATGGTTGGCTAGAGAAACCTCTTTGAGACAACTGCTGCTATGTCGTCCAGATTTCAACGAAGTACTGGATTCTGTGATCAGAATGGTTTTGTACAAATGTCAGACTGATCTGGTCTGTTTGACATTAGCATGTTTCTTCACTATATATCAATTGGAAACAAATGGCATTATGAGATTCATAAGTCCatctttctgtttcttttcttttttgctagTTCCACCCACGTTTATTTGACATGTTAGACTAAAAATCCTAGCCATGATAAGTTGATAACTGGCGCTAGCTACCTTCAAGGAAGAAGTCCTATTAACGACCATTTGAATTTAATGATTTCTGATGTATACTGTGTTTATTGATGCAGGATGAATTGAATGAGCTTGAAACCATGGAACCTGCATCCGCAGCATGCCAGGAGTAAGTATTATTTGAGCAAATCACTTATCTTTCCACTTGCATTGTGTGCTTCTTCCAGTTTGTGATTGTGTTTCCCTCTTGAATAAGCCAGGGTGATCACAAGTACCCAAGGAAAACCTGACCCACTTCTTCCAATGTAAGTGCATCTTGTTCTTGCCAATACTTCACCCTGCAAAATCCTACCGCTTGAGTGCACATCTAACCGCGATGACTGTCGTGTTTACAGCACCAGTAGCCCCGAGAACTCTTCCTGGGACAGATGGTTCCAGCGTGTGCCAAGCTCTCGCAGCAGCAAGTGGTGGACCTCCAAAGGCTCCAATTTTTCCTAGCTTCTCCATGAAGCTGTGTGTGCAGATTAAACCGCCCTCAAAAAATTTCGATCCCATCGGTGGCTTAGTGACAGAATATGACCCGGTTTTCACGAGAATTATTGTGTTTGTGTATGTAATCCCTGTAATCCTCCTAACAAGGACATGGATGAAACTGTATCCTCATTCGACCTGATTGTTGTTCAGAAAATgtagccttcttcctcgggccCTGACTGGCTTACATTTGATTCCTGCGTCCATGAGTTGTGTACATTGGATAAGTTAGTGAATTCTGTTGAAATTTGCTGGAATTCGCCGGTTTACTCGGCTTGTTTTGCCTGGCGGACACAGCAAAGCTTTGTCTATTTGGAAATGAGATGTTCGTAATGCTATTCTGCACTTTGGCTTTGGGTCCATACTCTCTCACCGTCAAGTGGGATCGGCTTGTAGGAACCCTTCTAACTGCCAGGTGGGACCCACAAGCGAGAGTCCACTTGGATCGTGTTAAACACCACCAATCAGCCGTCATCATCCATCCACTTCGactctcctctctcctctctacGGCTCAATCCGCCATGGCTTCCACCGTGTCCTTCTCCCCCGCCGTTGGCGCCAACGTGCAGCACTCCCGGAGGAGGGCCTCTTTGCTGCGGCCCGTCTCGCGAGCCAGGCCCGTGGCGGCTAGAGCCAGCGCCGACCGCGAcggggccgcggccgccgtccaGGCGAGGTCCGGGAGGACCATCGAGGAGTGCGAAGCGGACGCCGTCGCGGGGAAGttccccgccccgccgccgttctccaggccgccggcgcccagcGGCACCCCTGAGATCAGGCCCCTCGTACGTCGACAATCCCCTGCTCATCCCGGCACCTGACCAGCTATTTCAAATTTCCAATCGCAATGCTGAACTGCTTGTGTCTGGGTGGGTGCTTGATGCGCGTCGCAGGACATGCCGAAGCGCCCTCGCCGCAACCGGAGGTCGCCGGTGCTCCGGGCCGCGTTCCAGGAGACCAGCATTGCACCCGCCAACCTCGTCCTCCCGCTGTTCATCCACGAAGGTTTGTACGTGTGGTCCCTCTGCTGGAGAACATGGGTTGACGTGgagatgcaatgcaagcacaTAACTGGGATTGATAATTGGTCTGTAGAATTCTGTTAACTGGTAGTTTGGTGCTGTCCTGCTGATGTGCAGGTGAAGAGGATACCCCCATTGGAGCTATGCCTGGGTGCTTCAGGCTTGGGTGGAGGCACGGGCTTCTCGACGAGGTACTGTGATTATAGCAGTTTATATGATTCAGTGCTTCAGCAGGAAACACCTGAAACAGATTCGTAGTACCAATGTGCTGAAAATTTTAGCAAGTACTGTCACATCCCGCGTCCTAGTCATGAGCTACATTTGTTTTCAGAAGTGACTGAAGGAAAAAGTTCTGTTCGGCTGCTATTATCCGCAGGTTTACAAGTCGCGTGATGTTGGTGTTAACAGCTTCGTGCTATTCCCGAAAGTTCCTGACGGATTAAAGGTGTTCCAGGAGACATAAGGTTTTTTTCCACGAATTCAAATTGCACCGACCACAGGGAATAACATAGGCTTGTATGTCCATCAGACGCAAACGGGAGATGAGGCATATAACGACAATGGTTTAGTGCCTCGGACAATTCGCCTACTCAAGGATAAGTACCCTGACATTGTGAGTCGTGTGTTGCATTTGatatttgttgttgtgttACATCATTTCTGCTCAATGCTAACATGTTTGTGTTTCATCGTGCTTAGGTTATTTACACTGATGTTGCTTTGGATCCTTATTCTTCTGACGGTCATGATGGCATCGTGAGGGAAGATGGTTAGAATTTATTGCCTTCCAAATTTGTTCCCAGAGAGATAATATCTGAAGCTCGCTTCCATTGAGTGCTTCTGTGCTGATATCCTGAGAAATT includes:
- the LOC100821834 gene encoding uncharacterized protein LOC100821834, with translation MAAPAIYPFVNRALVSSSVMAMAARRLLFSSSHLRPLAAAPHRRKHDAVSCKSTGKARTGTSTKPKDSGAGKWRPQRRALEEHLKRRTRSAGAFDADLYRRHSHSHHVPVLLGEVLAAFRRPLPLRSFVDCTLGAAGHSLAMMEAHPEMELHIGMDVDPSALEIGQRHVEAFLASRATDGGDSLQGVLRAYTHVKNFKYIKHVLGGVDESLLADSSGVDGILIDLGMSSMQVNRSDRGFSVLHDGPLDMRMDPKATLTAEDILNSWPELEVGRILRDYGEESNWQSLQRRIVKARQAGGLHSTGELVKLIQRSCTISGGRQGWIKTATRVFQALRIAVNDELRILEDTLHSCFDCLATDGRLAVISFHSLEDRIVKQTFLELIHGDGVDDGDEDLVCTDIDDEDEPWFKQRVKGMNGIILTKRPITPSQEEEKLNQRCRSAKLRVIQKA
- the LOC100840737 gene encoding delta-aminolevulinic acid dehydratase, chloroplastic translates to MASTVSFSPAVGANVQHSRRRASLLRPVSRARPVAARASADRDGAAAAVQARSGRTIEECEADAVAGKFPAPPPFSRPPAPSGTPEIRPLDMPKRPRRNRRSPVLRAAFQETSIAPANLVLPLFIHEGEEDTPIGAMPGCFRLGWRHGLLDEVYKSRDVGVNSFVLFPKVPDGLKTQTGDEAYNDNGLVPRTIRLLKDKYPDIVIYTDVALDPYSSDGHDGIVREDGVIMNDETVHQLCKQAVSQARAGADVVSPSDMMDGRVGAIRAALDAEGFHDVSIMSYTAKYASSFYGPFREALDSNPRFGDKKTYQMNPANCREALIETAADEAEGADILLVKPGLPYLDIIRLLRDNSALPIAAYQVSGEYSMIKAGGVLKMVDEEKVMMESLLCLRRAGADVILTYFARQAANVLAGGAARPSKQL